A genomic window from Camelina sativa cultivar DH55 chromosome 2, Cs, whole genome shotgun sequence includes:
- the LOC104741859 gene encoding ultraviolet-B receptor UVR8: MAEEMVADEVTAPPLKVLIISAGASHSVALLSGDIVCSWGRGEDGQLGHGDAEDRPSPTQLSALDGHQIVSVTCGADHTVAYSQSGLQVYSWGWGDFGRLGHGNSSDLFTPLPIKALHGIRIKQIACGDSHCLAVTMDGEVQSWGRNQNGQLGLGDTEDSLVPRKIQAFEGIRIKMVAAGAEHTAAVTEDGDLYGWGWGRYGNLGLGDRNDRLVPERVTSAGGEKMSMVACGWRHTISVSYSGALYTYGWSKYGQLGHGDLEDHLVPHKVEALGNSFISQISGGWRHTMALTSDGKLYGWGWNKFGQVGVGNNLDQCSPVQVRFPDDQKVVQVSCGWRHTLAVTERNNVYAWGRGTNGQLGIGESVDRNFPKIIEALSVDGTRGQHIESSNIDPSSGKSWVSPSERYAVVPDETGLTDGSNKGNGGDISVPQTDVKRVRI, from the exons ATGGCGGAGGAGATGGTGGCTGATGAAGTTACGGCTCCTCCTCTTAAGGTTCTTATCATCTCCGCTGGTGCTAGCCACTCCGTCGCTCTTCTCT ctGGTGACATTGTTTGCTCTTGGGGTAGAGGAGAAGATGGACAATTAGGTCACGGAGATGCAGAGGATCGACCTTCTCCAACGCAGCTTAGTGCTTTAGATGGTCACCAAATTGTGTCCGTTACTTGTGGTGCTGATCACACTGTTGCTTATTCTCAATCTGGCTTGCAAGTCTACAGTTGGGgatg GGGTGATTTTGGGAGATTAGGCCATGGTAACTCAAGTGACTTGTTTACTCCTTTGCCAATCAAAGCTTTACACGGTATTCGGATAAAGCAGATTGCTTGTGGGGATAGTCATTGTTTGGCTGTTACAATGGACGGAGAGGTCCAGAG TTGGGGGCGCAACCAGAATGGTCAACTTGGTCTGGGGGACACAGAAGATTCTCTAGTACCTCGGAAGATTCAAGCCTTTGAG GGAATTCGAATCAAAATGGTTGCTGCTGGTGCAGAACACACTGCTGCGGTTACAGAAGATGGTGATCTTTATGGATGGGGTTGGGGTAGATATGGAAATTTGGGATTAGGTGACCGGAATGACCGCTTGGTTCCTGAAAGAGTTACATCTGCTGGT GGTGAGAAGATGTCCATGGTTGCTTGTGGATGGCGGCATACAATATCAGTTTCCTACTCTGGAGCATTATACACATATGGATGGAGCAAATATGGACAGCTGGGACATGGAGACTTAGAGGATCACCTTGTTCCTCACAAAGTGGAAGCACTGGGCAACAGTTTTATCTCCCAG atTTCGGGAGGTTGGAGACATACAATGGCATTGACTTCAGATGGAAAACTATATGGATGGGGTTGGAATAAG TTTGGGCAAGTAGGAGTCGGCAATAATTTAGATCAGTGTTCTCCTGTGCAAGTGCGATTTCCCGATGATCAG AAAGTAGTTCAAGTCTCATGTGGATGGAGACATACTTTGGCTGTCACTGAAAGAAATAATGTGTATGCTTGGGGTAGAGGTACAAATGGACAGCTCGGCATTGGAGAGTCCGTTGACAG GAATTTCCCCAAGATTATAGAGGCACTGAGCGTGGATGGAACAAGGGGACAACATATAGAATCTTCCAATATTGATCCATCTTCAG GGAAAAGCTGGGTGTCACCTTCAGAGAGATATGCGGTTGTTCCTGATGAAACt GGTCTAACCGATGGTTCAAACAAAGGGAATGGAGGTGATATCAGTGTCCCACAAACTGATGTCAAGCGTGTACGAATTTGA
- the LOC104741887 gene encoding histidinol dehydrogenase, chloroplastic — protein sequence MSLNLSRLSLLSSPRISISTHASQKGYVRCSSMKSYRLSELSYSQVESLKSRPRIDFSSIFTTVNPIIDAVRSKGDAAVKEYTEKFDKVQLNNVVEDVSELSIPELDSNVKEAFDVAYDNIYAFHFAQKSTEKSVENMKGVRCKRVSRSIGSVGLYVPGGTAVLPSTALMLAIPAQIAGCKTVVLATPPSKDGSICKEVLYCAKKAGVTHILKAGGAQAIAAMAWGTDSCPKGEKIFGPGNQYVTAAKMILQNSEAMVSIDMPAGPSEVLVIADEHASPVYIAADLLSQAEHGPDSQVVLVVVGDGVDLKAIEEEIAKQCKSLPRGEFASKALSHSFTVFARDMIEAISFSNLYAPEHLIINVKDAEKWEGLIENAGSVFIGPWTPESVGDYASGTNHVLPTYGYARMYSGVSLDSFLKFMTVQSLTEEGLRNLGPYVATMAEIEGLDAHKRAVTLRLKDIEAKQLSQTN from the exons ATGTCACTCAATCTGTCTCGTCTTTCACTTCTCTCATCCCCTCGTATCTCAATTTCAACTCACGCTTCTCAGAAAG GATACGTTAGATGCTCGTCGATGAAGTCGTATAGATTATCTGAACTTAGTTATTCACAAGTTGAGAGTTTGAAGTCACGCCCTCGCATTGACTTCTCATCTATTTTCACCact GTGAACCCTATTATTGATGCTGTACGTAGCAAAGGGGATGCTGCTGTCAAAGA ATATACTGAAAAATTTGACAAAGTTCAGTTGAATAACGTGGTTGAAGATGTGTCCGAGCTTTCTATTCCTGAG CTTGATTCCAATGTAAAAGAAGCGTTTGATGTTGCGTATGACAACATTTATGCGTTTCACTTTGCCCAAAAGTCAACTGAGAAAAGCGTTGAGAATATGAAA GGTGTCAGATGTAAGAGGGTTTCAAGATCTATTGGGTCTGTAGGTCTTTATGTGCCTGGTGGAACAGCTGTTTTGCCATCAACTGCTTTGATGCTTGCAATT ccTGCTCAGATTGCTGGATGTAAAACAGTTGTCCTTGCTACTCCACCATCTAAGGATGGTAGCATATGCAAG GAAGTTCTGTATTGTGCCAAGAAGGCTGGTGTAACTCACATACTCAAAGCTGGTGGAGCACAG GCTATAGCTGCCATGGCCTGGGGAACAGATTCTTGTCCTAAG GGTGAGAAGATCTTTGGTCCTGGGAATCAATATGTTACAGCGGCTAAGATGATTCTTCAA AACAGCGAGGCAATGGTTTCCATTGATATGCCTGCTGGTCCTTCAGAAGTCCTAGTCATCGCTGACGAACATGCTAGTCCAGTTTACATTGCAGCAGACTTACTTTCTCAG GCTGAGCATGGTCCAGATAGTCaagttgttcttgttgttgtagGTGATGGTGTAGATCTCAAAGCCATCGAAGAAGAAATTGCCAAGCAGTGTAAAAGCCTTCCTAGAGGAGAGTTTGCTTCAAAAGCACTAAGTCACAGTTTCACAGTGTTTGCTCGAGATATGATTGAG GCAATATCTTTCTCAAATCTGTATGCACCCGAACATttgatcatcaatgtcaaagaCGCTGAGAAATGGGAGGGACTGATTGAGAACGCAGGTTCTGTTTTCATAGGGCCATGGACTCCAGAGAGCGTTGGGGATTATGCGAGCGGGACAAACCACGTTCTTCCAACATACGGATATGCAAGAATGTACAGTGGCGTCTCTCTCGACTCTTTCCTGAAGTTCATGACTGTACAATCTTTGACAGAGGAAGGTCTGAGAAACCTTGGTCCTTATGTGGCGACTATGGCTGAAATCGAAGGTTTAGATGCACACAAGAGAGCCGTCACTCTCAGACTCAAGGATATCGAAGCCAAACAGCTTTCCCAAACAAATTGA
- the LOC109129709 gene encoding uncharacterized protein LOC109129709 isoform X1, whose translation MGCFSCFDGTQKQQRKEEERQASAEARARAAEAAQRRKEQFDKSAAGRAAQAQLKQMAKQSANTNKGEPVLKVSLTFLNLLLCIIIIIIIKLKFAYLAFSLV comes from the exons ATGGGTTGCTTCAGTTGCTTCGACGGAACCCAAAAACAACAGcgtaaggaagaagagagacaagcctCCGCTGAAGCTCGCGCCAGAGCCGCCGAAGCTGCACAGCGacg GAAAGAGCAGTTTGATAAGTCTGCAGCTGGAAGAGCAGCACAAGCTCAATTAAAGCAAATGGCTAAACAATCTGCAAATACTAACAAAGGAGAGCCTGTTCTTAAGGTTTCTCTTACTTTCCtcaatttattattatgtatcatcatcatcatcatcatcaagttaAAGTTTGCTTATTTAGCTTTTTCTTTGGTATAA
- the LOC104741877 gene encoding vacuolar protein sorting-associated protein 20 homolog 1, with the protein MGNLFVKKPQITEVDRAILSLKTQRRKLAQYQQKLEKVIEAEKEAARDLIREKRKDRALLALRKKRTQEDLLKQVDQWVINVEQQLADIELTSKQKAVFESLKQGNSAIKAIQSELDLDDVQKLMDDTADAKAYQDELNAILGEKLSEEDEEDILAEFDNLESQLIVDEMPEVPTKESEESDKLDLPDVPTKAPVASNAEIKPAESATKTKVLEEPLPA; encoded by the exons atgggaaATTTATTCGTGAAGAAACCACAGATCACGGAGGTTGATCGAGCGATTCTATCTCTCAAAACCCAAAGACGCAAACTTGCTCAATATCAGCAaaag CTTGAGAAAGTGATTGAAGCGGAAAAGGAAGCTGCAAGAGACTTAATCCGAGAAAAGAGAAAGGACAGGGCTTTGTTAGCTTTGAGGAAGAAACGAACTCAGGAAGATTTATTGAAGCAAGTTGATCAGTGGGTCATCAATGTTGAACAACAA TTGGCAGATATTGAACTTACGAGCAAACAAAAGGCCGTGTTTGAGAGTTTAAAACAGGGTAATAGTGCTATTAAAGCCATTCAAAGCGAGTTGGACCTTGATGATGTTCAAAAACTAATGGATGATACTGCTGATGCTAAAGCTTATCAAGAT GAGCTGAATGCTATATTGGGAGAGAAACTAtcagaagaggatgaagaagatataTTAGCAGAATTTGACAACCTAGAAAGTCAg CTTATTGTCGATGAGATGCCTGAAGTGCCTACAAAGGAGTCCGAAGAATCTGACAAGCTGGATCTTCCGGATGTGCCAACAAAAGCCCCTGTCGCTTCCAATGCGGAAATCAAACCAGCTGAATCCGCCACTAAAACAAAAG TTCTTGAAGAACCTTTGCCGGCTTGA
- the LOC104741897 gene encoding increased DNA methylation 1-like, which yields MDSSNIVPMEAELSPGSMEQWLSMIKDGNKCDKGKRSELSMKVKKHLSALGWVFSYYLKGNKRELRLKSPNGRWFYSLVKACLRQNSQQQQVVPKHDDLSCSPRKLACLDVLNQRQKQNKKRSRVDDLDIDSTVPDKEKHSSGELIKPDPDFDVSKSNQQQKKKKKIMNRVEDCDTAAFNGEKEKIRPVVNVDGLNQQQRKRRKTASEDIRRAKVEKSLKKILQVMEKKQQKNKLDKESLRFCKKDRDPDMNCDVCCVCHWGGDLLLCDGCPSAFHQTCLGMSSLPEEDMWFCPCCCCDICGSTESPSNSKLMTCEQCQRRFHLKCLKEKPCFVSRKGWFCSSQCNRAFSALQNLLGCKIAVGDNDDLVWTLMRAPNDGEHYDDEQKSKLESAVEILHQGFEPTTDHFSGRDLVEELIFKKDRNGVGRGFYTVLIEKENEPVTVAAVRVDKDVVEIPLVATLSNYRRSGMCRVLMDELEKQMSQMGVRRLVLPAAQNVVTTWTQRFGFSVMESSERLEFVKHGMLDFVGTVMCGKFLHKERGEDDSAQESSLTE from the coding sequence ATGGATTCGTCTAATATTGTTCCGATGGAAGCAGAGCTAAGTCCAGGATCAATGGAGCAGTGGCTTTCGATGATAAAGGATGGAAACAAGTGCGATAAAGGCAAACGATCGGAATTGTCGATGAAGGTTAAGAAACATCTCTCGGCTCTTGGTTGGGTTTTCTCTTACTATCTCAAAGGGAATAAGCGAGAGTTGCGTTTAAAGTCTCCCAATGGAAGGTGGTTTTACTCTTTAGTCAAGGCTTGTCTCCGCCAAAactctcaacaacaacaagtcgTTCCTAAACATGATGACTTGTCTTGCTCTCCACGAAAACTTGCCTGTTTAGATGTATTGAACCAGAGACAGAAGCAGAACAAGAAAAGGTCTAGGGTTGATGATCTCGATATCGATAGCACAGTTCCGGATAAAGAGAAGCATTCGTCTGGTGAATTGATCAAACCCGATCCAGATTTTGATGTATCCAAATCCAAccaacaacagaagaagaagaagaagataatgaataGAGTGGAGGATTGTGATACGGCTGCGTTTAATGGGGAGAAAGAGAAGATCAGACCCGTTGTCAATGTTGATGGATTGAACCAacaacagaggaagagaaggaagacGGCGAGTGAAGATATAAGGAGGGCGAAGGTAGAGAAATCTCTAAAGAAGATCTTACAAGTGATGGAAAAGAAGCAGCAGAAGAACAAACTTGACAAAGAGTCTCTAAGGTTCTGTAAAAAAGATCGTGATCCGGACATGAACTGTGATGTGTGTTGTGTTTGTCACTGGGGTGGAGATTTGCTTCTATGTGATGGTTGTCCTTCAGCTTTTCACCAAACTTGCCTCGGTATGTCCAGCCTCCCCGAGGAAGACATGTGGTTCTGCCCTTGTTGCTGCTGCGATATCTGTGGATCAACGGAATCACCTTCGAACAGTAAGTTGATGACTTGTGAGCAGTGCCAAAGAAGATTCCATCTCAAGTGTTTGAAAGAAAAGCCTTGCTTTGTTTCCCGTAAAGGCTGGTTCTGTAGTAGTCAGTGCAACAGAGCCTTTTCCGCGCTTCAGAATCTCCTAGGATGCAAAATTGCAGTAGGCGACAATGATGATTTGGTCTGGACATTGATGAGAGCTCCAAACGATGGTGAACACTATGATGATGAGCAAAAGTCCAAGCTAGAATCTGCTGTCGAGATACTTCACCAGGGGTTTGAGCCTACCACAGATCATTTCTCTGGGAGAGACCTTGTTGAGGAGCTGATATTCAAGAAAGATCGAAATGGCGTTGGCCGAGGATTTTACACGGTCTTGATAGAGAAAGAGAACGAACCTGTCACAGTGGCTGCAGTGAGAGTGGATAAAGATGTAGTCGAGATCCCTTTGGTGGCGACATTGTCAAACTACAGGAGAAGTGGGATGTGCAGAGTGCTTATGGATGAGTTGGAGAAGCAAATGTCTCAGATGGGAGTTCGTAGACTGGTCTTACCGGCTGCACAAAATGTTGTGACCACTTGGACTCAGCGGTTTGGGTTCTCGGTAATGGAAAGTTCGGAGAGGCTGGAGTTTGTGAAACATGGGATGCTTGATTTTGTTGGAACTGTCATGTGTGGTAAGTTTCTTCACAAGgaaagaggagaagatgatTCAGCACAAGAGTCAAGCCTCACAGAATAA
- the LOC104741868 gene encoding serine/threonine-protein phosphatase 7, with amino-acid sequence MEPVTPSPIIWPNGGELTNEWVHGLMSSFEWSSWNLPPSQLPSLLPVNVFDSLVLTASKILHKERNCVHINDLDSESNVVVVGDIHGQLHDLLFLLKDTGFPCQNRVYVFNGDYVDRGAWGLETFLVLLSWKVLMPDRVYLLRGNHESKYCTSMYGFEREVLTKYGDKGKHVYRKCLGCFEGLPLASIIAGRVYTAHGGLFRSPVLPKKRTKGKKNRRVVLLEPEPSSLKLGTLDELMQARRSVLDPPWEGSNLIPGDVLWSDPSMTHGLSPNEQRGIGLLWGPDCTEDFLKKYELKLIIRSHEGPDAREKRTGLGGMDKGYTIDHTVESGKLITIFSAPDYPQFQATEERYKNKGAYIILQAPDFSDPQFHSFEAVKPRPKAHPYYDFENVIDSDDEMDKSAMDTNDEQPNR; translated from the exons ATGGAACCTGTTACACCATCTCCCATTATATGGCCAAATGGAGGTGAACTCACGAACGAGTGGGTACATGGGCTTATGTCGTCTTTCGAATGGTCTTCATGGAATCTACCTCCTTCCCAGTTACCTTCACTATTGCCAGTCAACGTCTTTGATTCCCTCGTCCTCACCGCTTCCAAAATCCTCCACAAAGAGCGTAACTGTGTTCATATCAATGATCTTGATTCTGAATCAAACGTTGTTGTGGTTGGTGACATTCATGGTCAGCTCCATGACCTTCTCTTCTTATTGAAAGATACTGGCTTTCCTTGTCAAAACCGGGTTTATGTTTTCAACGGAGATTATGTGGATCGTGGTGCTTGGGGACTCGAGACCTTCCTTGTCCTCTTGTCCTGGAAG gtTTTAATGCCGGATAGAGTCTACCTTCTCCGTGGTAATCATGAGTCAAAGTATTGTACATCCATGTACGGTTTTGAAAGGGAAGTGCTTACGAAATACGGTGACAAGGGAAAACATGTGTACCGCAAATGTTTAGGTTGCTTTGAAGGTCTTCCTTTGGCTTCCATAATTGCAGGACGTGTTTATACAGCACATGGAGGGCTTTTCCGTAGTCCAGTCTTGCCtaagaagagaacaaaagggaaaaagaacCGTCGTGTAGTTCTTCTAGAACCTGAGCCGAGCTCTTTGAAACTCGGTACTTTAGATGAGTTGATGCAAGCTCGAAGATCAGTTCTTGATCCTCCTTGGGAAGGTTCAAACTTGATTCCTGGGGATGTTTTATGGTCTGACCCTTCAATGACTCATGGCCTTTCCCCAAATGAACAGAGAGGCATTGGTCTTCTTTGGGGTCCTGATTGTACAGAGGATTTTTTGAAGAAATACGAACTAAAG TTAATCATCAGATCACATGAAGGTCCAGATGCTAGAGAGAAGAGAACTGGTCTTGGTGGAATGGACAAAGGATATACAATAGATCACACTGTCGAATCTGGAAAGCTTATCACTATTTTCAGTGCACCAGACTATCCACAATTCCAA GCAACAGAAGAGAGGTACAAAAACAAAGGAGCATATATTATATTGCAGGCTCCTGATTTCTCTGATCCTCAATTTCATAGTTTCGAAGCTGTTAAACCGCGACCAAAG GCGCATCCGTATTATGACTTTGAAAATGTGattgattctgatgatgaaatGGATAAGTCGGCTATGGATACCAACGACGAACAACCAAATCGCTAA
- the LOC109129709 gene encoding uncharacterized protein LOC109129709 isoform X2: MGCFSCFDGTQKQQRKEEERQASAEARARAAEAAQRRKEQFDKSAAGRAAQAQLKQMAKQSANTNKGEPVLKWQMT, translated from the exons ATGGGTTGCTTCAGTTGCTTCGACGGAACCCAAAAACAACAGcgtaaggaagaagagagacaagcctCCGCTGAAGCTCGCGCCAGAGCCGCCGAAGCTGCACAGCGacg GAAAGAGCAGTTTGATAAGTCTGCAGCTGGAAGAGCAGCACAAGCTCAATTAAAGCAAATGGCTAAACAATCTGCAAATACTAACAAAGGAGAGCCTGTTCTTAAG TGGCAAATGACGTAA
- the LOC104741908 gene encoding farnesylcysteine lyase-like yields MKISPIAFSLLLTLISPVLLRCSGDFTGSVEDESPPTVCIVGSGIGGSSVAHFLRSYSVSTGLNRAKILMFERHEIVGGRMRTVTVSGDVFEAGGSILHPKNYHVKDFVERFNLTVRLPTPIEESSAIGIWDGKSFIVKTFGSRIKFPFLDTIVSWLNDLYLFLRYGFSLLRMSSFIENTVDNFLKYYESLESRPIFDNVEGMLKWSGLYNLTKLTLQEKLSEAQLSPLLVNELVTVITRINYGQSVLISGLAGAVSMAGSGGGLWSVEGGNWQMAAKLINHSDVTLHLNEKIESISHLGKYYELKSTKGNSFKCDVTVVATPLDEVDIQFSPEISIPKRELQHTHATFVRGLLNPGYFGMKSVSDVPALVGTLEDPLIPFSSISILRKYSDTDMTYKIFTRQTASDSLLDELFSTRTETIRIDWGAYPKYHAPEVFAPFILDDHHLYYVNAFENAASTMETSAVAGENIARLIISRFMTKESSSSSSDKRSCSSGLHSDL; encoded by the exons ATGAAAATTTCTCCGATAGCTTTCTCCCTTCTCCTCACTCTTATATCGCCGGTTCTTCTACGTTGCTCCGGCGATTTCACCGGTAGCGTCGAGGATGAATCTCCGCCGACCGTATGTATAGTCGGGAGTGGGATCGGAGGCTCATCCGTAGCTCACTTCCTCCGTAGCTACTCTGTTTCCACCGGCTTAAATCGAGCCAAGATCCTAATGTTTGAGCGTCACGAGATAGTCGGTGGACGTATGAGAACAGTTACTGTCTCCGGTGATGTTTTCGAGGCCGGTGGTTCGATTCTGCATCCGAAGAACTATCACGTTAAGGATTTCGTCGAGAGGTTTAATCTGACGGTTCGATTGCCGACTCCGATTGAAGAATCTTCAGCGATTGGAATCTGGGATGGGAAGAGTTTTATTGTTAAAACATTCGGTTCCCGTATCAAATTCCCGTTTTTGGATACGATCGTGTCTTGGTTGAATGATCTCTACTTGTTCTTGCGTTATGGGTTCTCACTGTTGAGAATGAGCAGCTTCATTGAG aATACAGTTGATAATTTCTTGAAGTACTATGAAAGTTTAGAGTCAAGACCTATCTTCGACAATGTTGAAGGGATGCTTAAATGGTCAGGATTGTACAATCTCACAAAGCTCACTCTACAAGAGAAATTATCTGAAGCTCAGCTTTCTCCTTTACTAGTCAACGAGCTGGTTACA GTTATTACAAGGATAAACTATGGACAGAGTGTACTCATCAGTGGACTAGCAGGTGCAGTCTCCATGGCGGGTTCAGGTGGTGGTTTATGGTCTGTTGAAGGCGGAAACTGGCAGATGGCTGCAAAGCTGATTAATCATTCAGATGTTACATTACACCTGAACGagaaaattgaatccatatcaCATCTCGGTAAGTATTACGAGCTTAAGTCCACAAAAGGAAACAGCTTCAAGTGCGATGTCACGGTAGTTGCCACACCATTAGACGAGGTGGATATACAGTTCTCACCCGAGATCTCAATTCCAAAGAGGGAATTACAACACACACACGCAACATTCGTGAGAGGACTTTTAAATCCA GGATATTTTGGGATGAAATCAGTTTCTGATGTTCCAGCTTTGGTGGGAACACTTGAAGATCCTCTAATTCCATTCTCAAGCATCTCAATTCTAAGGAAGTATAGTGACACAGATATGACATACAAGATATTTACGCGACAAACTGCATCAGATTCATTGCTTGATGAGCTCTTCAG TACGAGAACCGAAACCATTCGAATAGACTGGGGTGCATATCCCAAGTACCACGCGCCTGAAGTATTTGCACCGTTCATATTAGATGATCATCACTTGTACTATGTGAATGCTTTTGAAAACGCAGCAAGCACAATGGAGACAAGTGCAGTAGCTGGTGAGAACATTGCCAGACTCATAATATCCAGATTCATGACAAaagaatcatcatcttcatcctcggACAAAAGAAGCTGTAGTTCTGGTCTGCACTCAGACTTATAA